In the Gossypium raimondii isolate GPD5lz chromosome 9, ASM2569854v1, whole genome shotgun sequence genome, one interval contains:
- the LOC105797449 gene encoding protein MAINTENANCE OF MERISTEMS-like: MARLIRSDVRHISDAANNADSFRVLRGRVSVLKIAPDDRLLPYLELAGFGSVALIRSSNLHFDLLSALVERWRPETHTFYFPCRECTVTLEDVAVQLGLPIDGSPVTGVSSFTDPATVCYQLLGESLEDGDKYFSGIKFTWLKAKIRQLSATATEGELMCIARAYIMHMIGAALMPDANGNSVHLSYLPLLADLSTARSYSWGSAVLATLYRELCRATEPQVKDISGCLILLQSWALYRMPFLARVSHQPYLYPLPSNTPRHILPE; encoded by the exons ATGGCTCGATTGATTCGAAGCGATGTTAGACACATATCTGATGCGGCTAATAACgcg gaCTCGTTCCGAGTATTAAGGGGCCGTGTGAGTGTTTTAAAGATAGCTCCGGATGATCGATTGCTGCCGTACCTGGAGCTAGCCGGATTTGGGTCAGTAGCATTAATCCGGTCCTCGAACTTGCactttgatttattatctgcGCTAGTGGAGCGGTGGCGTCCGGAGACCCATACTTTCTATTTTCCGTGCAGGGAGTGCACGGTAACCTTGGAGGATGTTGCAGTGCAGCTTGGGCTCCCAATTGACGGGAGTCCCGTAACGGGAGTATCGTCATTCACCGATCCGGCTACAGTTTGCTATCAACTCCTAGGAGAGTCGCTAGAGGACGGCGACAAATATTTTTCCGGCATCAAATTTACATGGctaaaagccaaaattagaCAATTATCAGCGACCGCCACTGAAGGTGAGTTGATGTGCATTGCTcgagcgtacatcatgcatatgATAGGGGCAGCACTCATGCCTGATGCAAACGGCAACAGTGTGCATTTGTCGTACCTGCCCCTGCTAGCTGATTTATCCACTGCCAGGTCGTATAGCTGGGGTTCCGCCGTTCTAGCAACGCTCTACCGGGAGCTTTGTCGGGCGACAGAGCCGCAGGTTAAAGACATCAGCGGATGCCTCATACTGCTGCAGTCGTGGGCGCTTTATCGGATGCCATTTTTGGCACGCGTTAGTCACCAACCCTATCTGTATCCActgccttccaacactccccgACATATATTGCCGGAGTAG